From a region of the Odoribacter splanchnicus DSM 20712 genome:
- a CDS encoding fimbrillin family protein produces MKIIRNIARRPWPRIGGWLPVVMLICGVLASCSSEDESTAPLPDGKYPLQLTAEVAQPQTRAGGKDAWTGGEEIRVSLEGVFGNKTYVMDASGNASPKDADNAFYWKNTDEARVSAWTPDIESETDISDQSGGYAAFDVLYASAIGRYDQAINLRFIHRMAKIEVILKAGEGITEEELEGATVTIFGDPLTHSTAGLVAPGDQSDGEIKPYYDAATKKYEALVPPQNMTGKPLVRISIGSNDFTYTPETEAAGKFGFFGGKRYAYTITVKASGIDVQAVTGGTWVACGEENVTSKKVKQSFTADELKIGDYFYSDGTWSDGGLRKIYTDGSMKIASPKPAPVLQTKSEIERRVIGIVFQTDPSRIGTAEKSKLGEGNVHGLVMALKNTATDIQWSHEENNLEDVKDCWSKSEIYSDISGLHNYTKILDHANSIGGIEAYPAFEAVEKWNDMYSINEYRPPRNTTGWFIPSSGQWWDILQNLGGCPAMADKGQQTSSDSGDFRWLGQGDVPAALNAWMNKIAADSKNDFTTGDRFWSSSELNQFRARNWNVYSSDYVCCDFVYKKWSNAVRPVLAF; encoded by the coding sequence ATGAAAATAATAAGGAACATAGCGAGAAGGCCGTGGCCGCGCATCGGCGGCTGGTTGCCGGTTGTGATGCTCATCTGTGGGGTGCTCGCTTCCTGTAGCAGTGAGGATGAAAGCACCGCGCCCCTGCCCGACGGCAAGTACCCGCTGCAACTGACGGCGGAGGTGGCGCAGCCGCAGACCCGCGCCGGAGGTAAGGATGCGTGGACGGGCGGCGAGGAGATTAGAGTGTCACTGGAAGGCGTGTTTGGTAACAAAACATACGTGATGGACGCATCGGGCAATGCAAGCCCGAAGGATGCCGATAATGCCTTCTATTGGAAGAACACCGATGAAGCCCGCGTCAGTGCATGGACCCCGGACATAGAATCGGAAACGGATATTTCCGACCAAAGTGGCGGGTACGCCGCTTTCGATGTCCTGTACGCCAGTGCCATAGGGCGTTATGACCAAGCCATAAATCTCCGTTTCATCCACCGCATGGCGAAAATCGAAGTAATTCTCAAAGCTGGCGAAGGCATTACGGAAGAGGAGTTGGAGGGTGCGACCGTCACCATTTTCGGAGACCCGCTAACGCACTCAACCGCCGGCTTGGTTGCACCGGGAGACCAATCGGACGGCGAGATAAAGCCCTATTACGATGCCGCAACGAAGAAATACGAGGCATTGGTGCCGCCACAGAACATGACGGGTAAGCCGCTCGTCCGAATCAGCATCGGCAGCAATGACTTTACTTACACTCCCGAAACAGAAGCTGCCGGCAAATTTGGGTTTTTCGGTGGCAAGCGGTATGCCTACACCATCACCGTGAAAGCAAGCGGAATAGACGTGCAGGCGGTGACCGGTGGCACGTGGGTTGCATGTGGCGAGGAGAACGTCACCTCCAAAAAGGTAAAGCAAAGTTTCACAGCTGACGAACTTAAAATCGGCGACTACTTCTATTCCGACGGGACTTGGAGCGACGGCGGCCTGCGCAAAATCTATACTGACGGCAGTATGAAGATAGCAAGCCCCAAGCCTGCTCCCGTACTCCAAACAAAAAGTGAAATAGAAAGAAGAGTCATCGGTATCGTTTTCCAGACGGACCCGAGCCGTATCGGCACTGCCGAAAAGTCCAAATTGGGCGAAGGGAATGTGCATGGCCTTGTAATGGCCTTAAAGAACACCGCAACAGATATCCAATGGAGCCATGAAGAGAATAATTTGGAAGACGTGAAAGACTGCTGGTCCAAGTCTGAAATCTACTCTGACATCAGCGGTCTGCACAATTACACCAAGATTCTTGACCATGCAAATAGTATCGGTGGAATTGAGGCATATCCGGCCTTCGAAGCCGTCGAGAAATGGAATGATATGTACAGTATAAATGAATACCGCCCACCTCGTAATACCACAGGCTGGTTTATTCCTTCCTCCGGTCAGTGGTGGGACATCCTTCAGAATCTGGGCGGTTGTCCGGCTATGGCGGATAAAGGTCAGCAAACCTCGTCGGATTCCGGTGATTTCCGTTGGCTAGGTCAAGGCGATGTTCCAGCTGCCTTGAATGCTTGGATGAATAAA